DNA sequence from the Orcinus orca chromosome 2, mOrcOrc1.1, whole genome shotgun sequence genome:
CGCCCGCCGCCGGCCCCCGCCGCCCGCGGAGCCGCCCCCTACCCCACGGACTTCAGTGGGGCCCTGCAGCTGTGGCCGCCGCCCGCGCCCCCCTGCCTGCTCAGGGCCGCCTCCAAGGCCAAGCACAACCCCAGCAGTGCTGGAAAGGTAGGCCCTGCCCTGACTGGGGGTGACCCGGGGGGGTGGCACGAGGCTGGGGTGTCTGGGCAGCTGCGGGATGGGGTGCGGGAGGTGGAGGGGATGCTTCCTTCTCCTGGGCTGGACCAGGCTGGTGAGTGTACAGATGGGGCGACGGAGGCCCAGGCCCACCGTGACGGCTCCAGGTGGTGGCAGGGAGCCTGGCAGACTGTGGTGGGCCTCCAGGGGGCACGGGCTGGTCTCAGTGTGGGGCGGGACGGCCAGGGCTTCCCGGACTCAGGGGTGGGGTCTGGCCCCAAGAGCCCCCTTGCCTCGTCTTTGTTGGTGTGCTGCCCTCAGGGGGTccggggggcaggggtgggacccCTCAGCTATCCAGAGTCCCGGCAAAGCCCAGCCGCAGCCTGACCTGAGAAGTGGGGGAGCAGTTGAGTCAGGACGTCCCAGCTTCAGGTGGGGGCGCAGGCCCGGAGTGGAGAAGGCCTCGCCCGGTCGCAGGCTGGCTGCCCCCTGGCTCCTGTGGCCTTTGGCTTCAGGTGGGGACGCAGGCCCCGAGTGGAGAAGGCCTCGCCCGGTCGCAGGCTGGCTGCTCCTGGCTCCTGTGGCCTTTGGCTGGGACCAGTTCTCTCCTGGTCCCATCTGGGCTGCCCATGACGGCCCCCCAGTCTGGGTCGGGGCTGCCTGTGCGGCTCTGCGTGCATTAGTGGGGGATTCTGTGCCTCTGGAGGCACAGCGGGGTGGGGCCTGTCACCAGGGCCACACGGCTCTGGGGTGAGGACAGGACCCCAACCCTGAGCATGCACCCCATCGCGTTTCCCTGGCCTTCTGCCCGCTCTGCCCCTCCCCGAGAGTGGCGGCTGCCCACCGGGCACTGGGTCCGGCCTTTCCAGTGCCCAGAGGCCCAACCCCTGCAGAGCTGGGGGGGTGGGTTCCACGCACCCCTGGACTCAGTCTGTCCTGCCGCCTAGGACACGCCCCAGGGGGCTTCTGCTCCTAGTGACGGGTCTGCAGAGGGGTCTGATGCATCTGCAGGGGTCACCCTGCCCGGGCCCGAGCTGCTCCccaggcccccaccccaccctccccctggcCCTCCTGCTGTAGCCTCTGTGCTCGGCCTCCCGGAGGTCAGTCCCCGTGTCCGGAcgtccaggaagccttccctcaccccatCACCACCACGCCCTGAGACGGAGGTAGACGTGTCCCCCGGGAGCTTGCTGAAGTGGGGAATCTGGGCCCTGCTTGGGCGGTGGGAGTGCCGGGGCCAGAGGGAGGACACCGCGAGCTGGTCGTGGGGAGGGGGCTCTAAGCAGCTCTGGGCCTGGTCACTCGGCCCGTCTGGGGTGGGTGCTGGGTGGCTGGAGGGTTGGGGGGGCTCGTGGTGCGGACCCTGCTTTCTTACCGCCGCCGTGTTACTTGGGGCTCCAGCAGGCCTCCCCGTCCCCCTGGGGCCAGGCCCCCCACCCAAGTATTCCAGGGCAGgggctcctcccctctctccgGCAGACCACCGCTGTGCCCTGGTCCCCTGCGGCAGGGAGCCTGTGGCCGCCCGTCCTGGTCCTCTCACCGTGCCcccagagccccctccccagctccctggaTGTTATTTGCATGAAGAGCACATAGTTAGAAATGCCTCCTGAAAGGCATTTAATATTGTCAGAGGAAAGAAAGTTAGATTACACTCGATTCCTGACATTAATGTACCACTTAAGGTAATTCATCATCGTGCGGTATTAAAGAAgacagcccctccccccagggctGCCTGGGCCGTCTCTCAGGAGTGGAAGCCCCTTTTTatgcaaaatgtattttttccctaCCTAGCTGCTATTCAGCGGGGCTCTGCAATATCTGAACATTTAGGGGGGAGACGTGCTTGTGTGGCGCAAAGACCCTGTCATTTCCCCGCGGTAATGAAAGGATTCTCGCAGACAGTGACCCAGGCATTTAGCTGGGACGGTGGCGCGTGGCGTGGGGCTGGCGCACGCGATGTCCCCTCCCCGCCGGGAACGCTCTCCAATCCGCAGAACCCATTTGGCTCCTGAAGCGGCCAGGAGTTCACGCTGAAAAAAAATTGCCCAAAATTACTGGGAAATGCACGTTTTCATCTGCTTGGCAGTGGCGTTTGGAAATGAAATAGTTTTGTTCATGTCATCGGGGAATAAGAGAATCGATTCTCGGCTAATGGAGCCCAGGTTCGGAGGAGCTCAATAGAAAAGTATGTCTTTCCGCGTCTCCCCGGAGGACCCCCTCTCCTTACGGCGGCGCGAGTTTGCATGTCAATTTGCCACATGCCGAAGGGACGGAGATGGTGCCTCGTGCGAACTACCCACGGTAAACCAATTTCGCCGGAGTTATGTATCTGTCAGTTACAATTAAACCCGTGAAAAATATTGGCTCTGAGATGAGGCTGGTAATTTGATTTACACTGTACTGAAGAAATCGGAAATTTCACCGGAGAGCGGAGGGCGGTGTCCTCCAGCGGAAACCGGAGTCTGGTGCCTTCTCCTGGGAGGGGCCCCCCCCAGGGTGGCTTGCCCTGTCAGCACTCAGCCCCCCTTGGCCACACCCAAGATGCGCGGCCCAGGGTGTTTGTTCTCCACGCGGGTTTGGGGGTGTTTGCAGTGTCACTTGTTCTGGGCTCCTGCATCTTGGTTCCTGGCTTCCCTCCCCTCTGAGCTTTCTGTTCCCTTGAGGGCCTTGGGGCTGGTAGTCCAGCCCCAGGAGCTGGCATGAACGTGGGTAGGGAGCACGGGCAAGCCTTGTATCTGCTTTTGTGTTCGGGGGACTCACAGTGGCAgaggctgcctggtggcctgttGGGCCCTGAGCTGAGCCGAGCCCTGTCCAGCTCTGCTCTGTCCCCACCCCgggcccccaccccagcctttgTCTCTCCACCATCTCCCCTGGCCTGGGGATTCAGGATTCCCGTCTCCTCTGGGATCATCCCGCCCTCTTCCTTCTGGGTTCTGTGCCAGTGGGATTGCCTCTGGTGTCCTGCTGACCCGGAGTCCTGCCACAGGTGTCCGAGGGGTTTGAGTCTCCCCAGGTGTCCTTGGGGTTCCGAGCGGCTCTGGGGTCAGAAGCACCAGATCCCGTTTCTCCCCGAGGGCACCGCAGGCGTCAGGCCCGTCCCCCTCCGCGTGTTTGTCCGTCCTTCACTCCACACACTCCTGCCCACCCACCGCCTGAGGTGCAGACACGGGAGGATGTGCCCAGGGCTCTGAAGGCCTCTGgcttggggctgggagctgggaggaagggctccctggaggaggtgaggctggaCAGACACGTGGGGGGCCGGGGTGTGGGGCACTTGTCCCTCCGCTCAGCAGGGAGGCAGCTGCTCGTGCGGCCCGCGCGCCCCTCGCCTGCCTGGCCGCGGCGCACGGCTGTCTTTCCTCGGGGCTGCACCTTGCTGTGCGTGGAGCCCGAGGTCGGGagctgggggctgtggggaggcCCCGGCTGTGAGGCAGCCCCTGTCCTCCGCATCAGGGGTGGAGGACACGCCTTCGGAGGAGCGTGCGTGGGGCTCTGAGGGGACCCtgtgggcggggccggggcctgTGCCTTCCTGTCTGGTTGGGCCGGGTCTTGCCGCCCCGATCTGCTTGCCCCTCTCTCTCCGCCCTCAGATTTGGGGTTTGGGATTGCAGGAGACCCCCTGGCAGGCTGTGTGACACGGGTGAGACGGTCGACCTCTCTGAGTGTGTTCCCTCCCCCTTCTGAAGCCTGTGTGGGCCCGGGGGTGGGTCGCCATGGCGGCTGGTCCAGCGGGGAGCTGGCGGGCCTGGGGTGGGCCTGTGTGGGGTGACCCTGCTCTCAGAGGCCTGCCTTTGGGTTCAGCTCCCTTGGTGCTGGCTCTGCCTCGGAGTCATCGAGAGGGTGCGGAGGAGCCCCAGATCGAGGTGGGGTGCGCTCTGGGTCCCGTCCTCGTCCTTCTGTCTCTCTGCTCGCTGGGGCAGCTGGAGTCTGCTCCCTCTGTCCTGCCCTCCCTCCGCCCTGTGCCCCCCGCGCTGTGCTGACGCGCTCTGTTCCCGGCCAGCCTCTCCTCTCGCTGGCCCTCGTTTTCTCCCTGCATGGCTGACCTCATGTGGGAGGCGCTCTGGCCTGGAGCTGGGGTGCCGGCGCCGCGTTCCTGCGGCGGGGACCCCACGCCGGGGCCTGGCCCACTGTCCTGACTCGCGTGAAGCCCCTCCTGCCGTGTACTTAGCAGCTGCTCAGATGCccgccctgcccacctccccaggtGAAGGTCATGCTGCGGATCTGGCCTGCGCAGGGGGCCCAGCGCTTGGCCGAGTCCTCGTCCTTCCTGAAGGTGGACCCGAGGAAGAAGCAGGTGACCCTCTATGACCCGGCCACGGGGCCCCCAGGCTGTGCGGGCCCCCGACACGCCACCACGGCTGCCGTTCCCAAGATGTTTGCCTTCGATGCCGTCTTCCCCCAGGACTCGGAGCAGGTGAGGGTGACAGTGGCGGCctcgggtgggggtggggccttCTCGTGCAGAGCCGGGGCTgggcgggggtgggcgggggtggggggggggtggggaggccggCTGTGTTTCCCCTTCCTCGCTGGCCTCCCAGCCCTCGTGGTGTGTCCACCCAGCTCCTGGCCTGGTTCTCAGGCCAAGTTTTTCAGAGCCCATGCCGCATGGAAGCTTTCCGAGTGGTGCTTTGTTTCCCAGAGATGCTCCTCCACGTGTCCCGTGTGTGCCGTGCGTGCGTGCAGCATGGTGTGTGCCCGGCGTGGCCGCAAGGGCACTGTgacttctgtgtgtgtgcgtgcacactgCGTGTGCCTGTCAGCTGTGTCTGGCTGGTTCatgctgtgagtgtgtgtgtgtccatgtccGGTCCGTGTGTGTCTTGTGTCCACATGGCGATTTTTGTGTCCTTGGTCTTGGGCGCCCTCCCGGCCACCTCGTGGACTCAGTGTCTGTACGTGATGAGACAGAAGTGGCGGGAGGCCGGTGGCTGCCTGACTCTGTGCCTCTCCCCCAGGCCGAGGTCTGCTCGGGGACAGTGGCCGACGTGCTTCAGTCGGTGGTCAGTGGGGCCGATGGCTGCATTTTCTCCTTTGGCCACGTGAGCCTTGGTAAATGCCCCTTACCATCCCCTCTCTGCAGTCGCTGGGCGCCAtttctgggtggggtggggggtgggcataTCCCATATGGGCAGCAGGTGGGCACCTGGGGCGGGGGGCTGTGGAGAGGAAGCTGAAACCCTGTAGCCCTAGAAGGTAGAGCCGTGGAGTGGGTCGGAAGAGGCCCCCGGGGTCTCAGCGGCCCCAGGTTGGCCTGAGGGCCCCGGGCGGGGCCAGGGAAGCAGCTGCCGGGTCTGCTGGGCTCTGAGGGCTTGTCACGCTGGCCCCAGGCAAGTCGTACACCATGATCGGGAAGGACAGCTCGCCCCAGAGCCTGGGCATCGCGCCCTGCGCCATCTCCTGGCTCTTCAGACTCATTGACGAGCGCAAGGAGAGGGTGGGCGCCCGCTTCTCCGTCCGCGTCTCGGCCGTGGAGGTGTGCGGCCGGGACCAGAGCCTGCGGGACCTGCTGGCCGAGGTGGCCTCCAGCAGCCTGCAGGACGCCCAGTCCCCGGGGGTGTACCTGCGGGAGGACCCCGTCTGCGGGGCACAGGTACGCCGAGGCCGCCGCGCGGGGAGCAGGGTCGCGGGCTTGGGGGCCGCGTGGGGGTGGCGGCTCGGCCCCGAGCCACTCAGGCGCCATCCCCGCTGTCCCTCTGTCTGCAGCTCCAGAACCAGAGCGAGCTGCGGGCGCCCACGGCTGAGAAGGCGGCCTTCTACCTGGACGCGGCACTGGCTGCGCGCAGTGCCAGCCAGGCCGGCGGTGGCGAGGACGCCCTGGGCGGCTCGCACATGCTCTTCACGCTGCACGTGTACCAGTACCGTGTGGAGAAGTGCGGCAGGGGCGGAAGTAGGTGGCCGTGGCGCCTGCGTGGTGTGGGTCCGGCCGCCCTCCCTCTCGGCAGGACTGTCCCGGGTGTGGGCTGCGGGGCAGAGTCTGGGTGCCCTGCGGCCGAGCCTTCACCCTCCTGCCCTGTGGTTTCAGTGTCTGGAGGCCGCAGCCGCCTGCACCTCATCGACTTCGGCAGCTGTGAGGGGGCacctggcaggggtggggaggcccCCGGGGGCCCGCCACATCTGTCCTTGTCGGCTTTGGGCAGCGTCATCTTGGCCCTGGTCAGTGGAGCCAAGCACGTGCCCTACAGGTGAGTGGTGGGCTCCTGGCCGGGGCCCTGgggacccagcccagcccagcccacgtCAGGCGTGTCCAGCTTGTCTGTGGTCCCTGAGCCCCTCAGTTCTTTGCTCCTCCATCACCTGACGGGCCTTGCTGCCCgagggctgggtgggggggtCCTGGCGCCCAGGGCGTGGGGAACAGAGGTGGGCGTCAGCCCTGACCCCGAGgctccaggcctggccctggTCCAGCGAGAGGCCCTGCGGCAGCCCACGCGCCCAGCCTCCCACCCGGCATCCCTCCTGggccctcagcccctgccccccgcccctccccggcccccagGGAGCACAGGCTCACCATGCTGCTGCGGGAGACCCTGGCCACCGCCAGCTGCCGCACCACCATGATCGCCCACGTCTCCGATGCGCCCGCCCGCCACGCCGAGACGCTCAGCACCGTGCAGCTGGCCGCCCACCTCCACCGCCTGCGCAGGAAGAAGGTCAAGGTTGGCTCCGCCTcccgcctgcccctccctctccccagggcccctgcctgCATGGTGGGGTCACAGGGCTGTGCCCACACGGCCTTGCCCAGAGGCGGCGGGGCCCAGGCTCGAGGTCGCCCCAAGCAGAACCGGACCTGCTCGCGCTGGGGGCTGTGGTTGTCTGGCCTCTATCTGCCTGGCCCAGGGGTAGGTGTGTGCTCAGGGCAGCCTGGTGGGATTTCCGTGGCCTGTACCCCTCCCAGGCCTGGTCCAGCAGGGCACGCCCCAGGCAGCCCTCCGTCGGGCCGGAGGGTGGAGTTAGGGGCGCCCCGGGGTGCGCTGGGTCTGACTCCGGGGTTTGCACTTACGCGCCATGTGCTGAGGGCACGTGTTCTCACCCCCCTGTGACTCGGCTTAGCGCTTCCTTGGAAGTGGCTGAGGAGGTCCGGTTACGTTCGCGGCCTGAGACCTCTCATGCCGGTCCAGTGCTTGATGGGACACGGTTGGTGGCTGCGCTGTCACTTCCTTCACTGGAGCGTGGTGTGTGCGGCTGGGGTGCGGGGGAAGGGGGGGCAGGCGGGGAGGCCGCTCAGGTGAGCCTGCTCTGTTCCCAGTACGCGTCCAGCTCCTCGGGTGGGGACAGCTCCTGTGAGGAAGGCCGTGCCCGCCGCCCCCCGCACCTGCGACCCTTCCACCCGCGCTCTGCAGCCCCAGACCCCGACCGCCTGGCCCCCAGCTCGCCCGGCGACCCCGACTACTCATCCAGCAGCGAGCAGTCCTGCGACACCGTCATCTACGTGGGGCCGGGGGGGGCGGCGCTGTCGGACCGCGAGCTCACGGACAGCGAAGGCCCCCCCGACTTTGTGCCCATCATCCCCGCACTGAGCCGCCGCCAGCCCTTCCGGGGCCCGCGTGACGCTGACCACTTCCGTTGCAGCACCTTCGCGGAGCTGCAGGAGCGGCTGGAGTGCATCCACGGCAGCGAGGGCCCCCCAGGAGGCCTGGGTGGCACCAGCGGAGCCCAGGCTAGCCCGGCCCGCGGGGGCAGGAAGCCCTCGCTGCCCGAGGCCGCGGCCCCCAGGAAAGCCGTGGGCTCCCCACTGGCCGCCAGCACGCCTCGCGGCAGCCCCGGCCCAGATACCGGTGCCCCAGAGCCCTCCAAGGCTGGTGGTGACCAGAGAGAGGACGGCAGTGCCAGACCCGAGCTGCCTGTGCCGGATAAGGCCAcggggggcagaggcaggaggccGCTGCCCAGCCCGGCCCCCCCACTGCCTCGGCAGCTGGAAGCTGGCGGGGCCCCAGAGGAGCCTGGGGGAGCCGACGGTGTGGGTGTGGTACGGACACCCCCCGTGGGCATGAGCGGGCAGGAGGGCTGCCCCCGCCCCTCCGCACGCGGCCAGTGTCTGGAGCGGGGCCTGCTGACCACCACGGTGACCTTGCAGCAGCCCGTGGAGCTCAACGGCGAGGACGAGCTGGTGTTCACACTGGTGGAGGAGCTGTCCCTGGGGGGGCTGGCCGGCCCCGGGCGCCCCTCCAGCCTGGCCAGCCTCAGCAGCGACTGCTCCCTGCAGGCCCTGGCCTCGGGTTCGAGGCCCGTCAGCATCATCAGCAGCATTAACGACGAGTTCGACGCGTACACCTCGCAGGCGCCCGGTGGGGCCCCGGACGGGGCGGCCGAGGCTGGCGGCAGCCACGGCTCCTCCGTCAGCTCGTGGCTCAGCGAGGTCAGCGTGTGCACGGCCGACAGCCTCGGCCCCGCCCCGCGGCCTCCCTTGCGGGCCAGCCCAGACCCCTTCAGCCCCGGCTCGCCAGCGGGGCCTGAGCCTCTGGGCTCCCCGATCCTGGATGGCTCCTTGGAGGGCAGCAGCTTTCAGTTCTCAGAGCAGGACAGACCGGACAGTCCCGGCCCCGCCCAGAGTCCTCGTCCCACAGACGAGGCCACGGCAGCTGCCAGCCGACCTGGCCGGGAGCCCCACGCCGCGTCCCCACGGCGGGCCGCCCCAGCACCAACCATCCACTCCAGCCTTCCCCGCAGACCGAGGACTACCTCAGCGGCCGGTCGTGTGGGCTGCCCCCGCCTGGCCCCGGGCCCGCCTGGCCCCGGAGGCCTCTTCGAGGACCCTTGGCTTCTCCGGGCGGACGAATGTGGCCTGCTGCCCCTGGCCTCTGCCAGCAGGGCCCCCGGCCTGGCCCCGATGCTGGCTTGTGCCCGGAGGGTGGTGGACGGCTgtgaggtgggcagggcagcGCACAGGCCAGAGGCCGTGGCTCAGATCCCACCGCTGCGGAGGGGAGCCACCACGCTGGGTGTGGCCACGCCCTCCACATCGTTCGGGGGTGCCTCGGCCGAGGCAGCGGCCTGCCTGGGCAGCCCAAAGGCCACGTCCAGCGGCAAGAAGAGCGTGACCTCCAAAGGGGACCTCTGCCCGCGGCCTGGCGGGGGGGCGGCCCCCCCGGCCCCGCCGGTGCGCAAGTCCAGCCTGGAGCACAAGAACAGCCCGGCGCCGGCCCCTCCCCAGGCCGGGAGCCTGGCTTGGGCCGGGGCTGCCACCTGCCTccgaggggagggggaggccaggCCTGGCGGCCGGGCCGACCACTCCATCCCCAGGGCCACATCCAGCCTGAAGGCCCGGGCTGGCAAGGCAGAGGCAGGGTGCCGTCCTGCCGCTCACGGGTCTCTGGAGCGGTGCGAGGAGGGCCTGGCGCACGGCAGCAGCAAGGCCAGGGAAGGCCCCGGGAGGCCGGCCCGGGCCATGCCCAGGTTGGGTGT
Encoded proteins:
- the KIF26A gene encoding kinesin-like protein KIF26A isoform X4 yields the protein MPPSPGAATGPRDGPAPVGPVGRQLGRVGPGRRKGLGWPSGPSVQVSVAPAGLGGALSTVTIQAQQCLEGMWSVSRVNSFLPPTCLAEAAVAAVAVADTVRDGPPSVGPDGASKTWSRGGACTTALVTPAPGIPAGASTGPSAAASFFLRAAQKLSLASRRKKPRPPPAPAARGAAPYPTDFSGALQLWPPPAPPCLLRAASKAKHNPSSAGKVKVMLRIWPAQGAQRLAESSSFLKVDPRKKQVTLYDPATGPPGCAGPRHATTAAVPKMFAFDAVFPQDSEQAEVCSGTVADVLQSVVSGADGCIFSFGHVSLGKSYTMIGKDSSPQSLGIAPCAISWLFRLIDERKERVGARFSVRVSAVEVCGRDQSLRDLLAEVASSSLQDAQSPGVYLREDPVCGAQLQNQSELRAPTAEKAAFYLDAALAARSASQAGGGEDALGGSHMLFTLHVYQYRVEKCGRGGMSGGRSRLHLIDFGSCEGAPGRGGEAPGGPPHLSLSALGSVILALVSGAKHVPYREHRLTMLLRETLATASCRTTMIAHVSDAPARHAETLSTVQLAAHLHRLRRKKVKYASSSSGGDSSCEEGRARRPPHLRPFHPRSAAPDPDRLAPSSPGDPDYSSSSEQSCDTVIYVGPGGAALSDRELTDSEGPPDFVPIIPALSRRQPFRGPRDADHFRCSTFAELQERLECIHGSEGPPGGLGGTSGAQASPARGGRKPSLPEAAAPRKAVGSPLAASTPRGSPGPDTGAPEPSKAGGDQREDGSARPELPVPDKATGGRGRRPLPSPAPPLPRQLEAGGAPEEPGGADGVGVVRTPPVGMSGQEGCPRPSARGQCLERGLLTTTVTLQQPVELNGEDELVFTLVEELSLGGLAGPGRPSSLASLSSDCSLQALASGSRPVSIISSINDEFDAYTSQAPGGAPDGAAEAGGSHGSSVSSWLSEVSVCTADSLGPAPRPPLRASPDPFSPGSPAGPEPLGSPILDGSLEGSSFQFSEQDRPDSPGPAQSPRPTDEATAAASRPGREPHAASPRRAAPAPTIHSSLPRRPRTTSAAGRVGCPRLAPGPPGPGGLFEDPWLLRADECGLLPLASASRAPGLAPMLACARRVVDGCEVGRAAHRPEAVAQIPPLRRGATTLGVATPSTSFGGASAEAAACLGSPKATSSGKKSVTSKGDLCPRPGGGAAPPAPPVRKSSLEHKNSPAPAPPQAGSLAWAGAATCLRGEGEARPGGRADHSIPRATSSLKARAGKAEAGCRPAAHGSLERCEEGLAHGSSKAREGPGRPARAMPRLGVPPASPTPGPAPACRSSPAKGVGAPKPPTSGGKGRSPAAGGSRALGASVKPLAPVAGRTPGGPVTGPRVAPRAVPCVGAKASRGTIMGTKQALRAAHSRVNELAAGGGHDRSGPLWGSADSDSGNDSGVNVSEERPPAGPVLPSPYSKVTAPRRPQRYSSGHGSDNSSVLSGELPPAMGRTALFYHSGGSSGYESMMRDSEATGSASSAPDSMSDSGAASPGARSRSLKSPKKRATGLQRRRLIPAPLPDAAALGRKPSLPGQWVDLPLPLAGSLKEPFEIKVYEIDDVERLQRHCLPPREDPAEPSQNAEKGPVCVSAKLRLAERRQQRLQEVWAKREALREELAETQGRLMVEPGRWLEQFEVDPELEPESAEYLAALERATAALEQCVNLCKARVMMVTCFDISVAAATTAPGPQEVDV